One part of the Parabacteroides distasonis ATCC 8503 genome encodes these proteins:
- a CDS encoding PDDEXK nuclease domain-containing protein: MGCYIVEFEQNGEDRAAYGEQLLKKLEKQLNTKGLNERRFRYFRRLYLVYPQLKDEVLHYVMSGSKIRHTPSAKLQLTDRQNNALTLSPKKVFNKLPYSHLKSISQLDNPTKRAFYEFEAIRGCWSFRELERQINSLYYERSGLSKNKEALSALVQQQTTQLQPADVINTPLTLEFLGLNERALVTENDLEQAILDNLQKFLLEMGHGFCFEARQKRILIDEDYFFADLVFYHRILKCHVIVDLKIDKFHHEYASQLNMYLNYFKAEVMQPDDNPPIGILLCTEKGDTLVRYATAGLDPNIFVQKYKIQLPSEEEFKRFLSKEIG, encoded by the coding sequence ATGGGCTGTTATATCGTGGAATTTGAACAAAACGGAGAAGACCGTGCAGCCTATGGTGAGCAGCTTTTGAAGAAGTTGGAAAAACAACTAAATACCAAAGGGCTTAACGAACGTAGATTCCGGTATTTCAGACGTTTATATCTTGTGTATCCACAGTTGAAAGATGAGGTTCTTCACTACGTTATGTCAGGTTCGAAAATTCGGCACACACCGTCCGCCAAATTGCAACTAACTGATAGACAAAACAATGCATTGACGCTATCACCTAAAAAGGTCTTTAACAAGTTACCCTATTCTCATTTAAAAAGTATATCTCAATTAGACAATCCGACTAAACGTGCTTTTTATGAATTCGAAGCAATTAGGGGATGCTGGTCTTTTAGAGAACTGGAACGTCAAATCAACTCATTATATTATGAGCGTAGCGGACTATCCAAAAACAAAGAAGCACTTTCAGCATTAGTACAACAACAAACCACACAACTACAGCCTGCGGATGTAATAAATACTCCCTTGACCTTAGAGTTCTTAGGGTTAAATGAACGGGCATTAGTTACAGAGAATGATTTAGAGCAAGCCATCCTTGATAATTTACAAAAGTTCCTTCTGGAAATGGGACACGGCTTCTGCTTTGAAGCTCGCCAAAAACGCATACTGATAGATGAAGATTACTTCTTTGCTGACCTCGTTTTCTATCACCGCATATTGAAATGCCATGTCATAGTGGATTTAAAAATTGACAAATTCCACCATGAATATGCATCCCAACTGAATATGTATCTAAACTACTTCAAAGCAGAAGTAATGCAGCCCGATGATAATCCACCAATCGGTATTTTGCTTTGTACTGAAAAAGGAGATACTTTAGTTCGTTATGCCACAGCAGGATTAGACCCAAATATTTTTGTACAAAAGTATAAAATCCAGTTGCCCAGTGAGGAAGAATTCAAGAGATTTCTTTCAAAGGAGATAGGCTAA